One Peribacillus simplex NBRC 15720 = DSM 1321 genomic region harbors:
- a CDS encoding HNH endonuclease, whose translation MSVSYPNGYPDFTPYVHPNVEPVKIEVHSPKNNPKDFENANIAAKLTKDTDPPIIDIRKPPEGYTWHHHQDGKTMMLVDEDIHREFRHIGGQSKVNGKNK comes from the coding sequence ATATCAGTAAGTTATCCAAATGGTTATCCTGATTTTACACCCTATGTACATCCAAATGTTGAGCCGGTTAAAATCGAGGTACATTCGCCTAAGAATAATCCAAAAGACTTTGAAAATGCAAATATAGCGGCTAAACTTACAAAAGATACTGATCCTCCAATAATTGATATTAGGAAACCACCAGAAGGGTATACATGGCATCATCATCAAGATGGAAAAACGATGATGCTAGTAGATGAAGATATTCATAGAGAGTTTAGACACATTGGTGGTCAATCAAAAGTTAATGGAAAAAATAAGTAA
- a CDS encoding SecY-interacting protein Syd: MSIKKSMRQYFRLRQELADEGMDFLFKTSVTEELNSIIYEGEVDEEDYITWKPVEKTTSHDLKQLEENVEVVFHKSIIEYFNSYWFADLDGFLNDFYIKLDAVLPNFEFDSFRGTLEGYKSNIRAIITIDLKISL; this comes from the coding sequence TTGTCTATTAAGAAATCAATGCGCCAATACTTCAGATTGAGACAAGAGCTTGCTGATGAAGGAATGGACTTTTTATTTAAGACTTCAGTTACTGAAGAGCTTAATTCAATAATTTATGAAGGTGAAGTTGACGAAGAAGATTATATTACATGGAAACCTGTAGAAAAAACTACTTCACATGACTTAAAGCAGTTAGAAGAGAACGTAGAAGTGGTATTCCATAAATCAATTATTGAATATTTTAATTCGTATTGGTTCGCTGATTTAGACGGATTCTTAAATGATTTCTATATTAAATTAGATGCGGTTTTGCCAAACTTCGAGTTTGATTCATTCCGGGGGACCTTAGAGGGATATAAGAGCAATATAAGAGCAATCATAACAATAGACTTGAAAATATCCCTTTAG
- a CDS encoding suppressor of fused domain protein yields the protein MDNKQVAKEIRSAIKKGNIEKVIELIGSNAEHLNMMTPFGTWLHVAASRGELNIVKKLIELGSNINVLGGVYGGGALNEAASAGHIDIVRYLLSCRADMDVSEPERNPLFGAISNGHVDIAKLLIESGIDTDVKYSGESKKDMDALTFAREQGQEEIVKLFENQKGWSTTVTETNDNDQDHHNVILEHVAKYFGPIKNTISETVPGSRVSVNIHIIPPSINKDFVTLVTTGMSDQPMDYSDKESAFKYAELLLKLPSSWIVENENMKDQNHYWPFGWLRKVAHIPHIYDGWLEEGVILPNGEPPQPFASNTKLSCIMVCRSQESEMDNVHTKQGNIHIYTLVPIYEEERNLALEKGHEYLLKRMSKKGISDVLDIHRVNVGI from the coding sequence ATGGATAATAAACAAGTTGCAAAAGAAATTCGTTCGGCTATAAAAAAAGGCAATATTGAAAAAGTAATTGAATTAATCGGCTCTAATGCTGAACATTTAAATATGATGACTCCTTTTGGTACATGGCTTCATGTCGCAGCTTCTAGAGGGGAGTTAAATATAGTTAAAAAACTAATAGAACTTGGTTCAAATATTAATGTGCTAGGTGGAGTATACGGTGGTGGAGCATTGAACGAAGCTGCTTCAGCAGGGCATATTGATATAGTAAGATATTTATTATCTTGTAGAGCTGATATGGACGTAAGCGAACCAGAAAGAAACCCATTGTTTGGTGCAATTAGTAATGGGCATGTTGATATTGCAAAACTATTAATTGAAAGTGGTATAGATACGGATGTTAAATATAGTGGTGAATCTAAGAAAGATATGGACGCATTAACTTTTGCAAGGGAACAAGGGCAAGAGGAAATAGTTAAGTTATTTGAAAATCAAAAAGGGTGGTCTACTACTGTAACTGAAACAAACGATAATGATCAAGACCATCATAATGTGATTTTAGAGCATGTGGCTAAATACTTTGGCCCTATCAAAAATACTATAAGTGAAACTGTTCCTGGTAGTAGAGTGTCGGTCAATATTCACATAATTCCTCCATCAATAAATAAAGATTTCGTAACTCTTGTAACTACAGGTATGAGTGATCAACCTATGGACTATTCAGACAAAGAAAGTGCTTTTAAATATGCGGAGTTATTACTAAAATTGCCTTCAAGTTGGATAGTTGAGAATGAAAATATGAAAGATCAAAACCATTATTGGCCTTTTGGGTGGCTGAGGAAAGTGGCTCATATTCCTCATATTTATGATGGATGGCTTGAAGAAGGGGTTATTCTTCCAAATGGAGAACCACCTCAGCCATTTGCATCAAATACAAAGTTATCATGCATAATGGTTTGTCGTTCCCAAGAATCCGAGATGGATAACGTTCATACTAAACAGGGAAACATACACATTTATACACTCGTTCCTATTTATGAAGAAGAAAGAAATCTAGCATTGGAAAAAGGCCATGAGTATCTACTTAAAAGAATGAGTAAGAAAGGGATCTCAGATGTATTGGATATACATCGGGTAAATGTTGGTATATAG
- a CDS encoding SMI1/KNR4 family protein, producing the protein MANDPGGNEILIGVSGEYQGKIYFWIHDIEPEEEMGNMFILADSFAEFFNNLYVSE; encoded by the coding sequence ATTGCTAATGACCCAGGAGGGAATGAAATTTTAATAGGTGTTAGTGGAGAATACCAAGGAAAGATCTATTTTTGGATTCATGATATAGAACCAGAGGAAGAAATGGGCAATATGTTTATCCTTGCAGATAGTTTTGCTGAGTTCTTTAATAACCTATATGTATCTGAATAA
- a CDS encoding ankyrin repeat domain-containing protein, giving the protein MDKTQIAKDIRGAIKSGKLDTVRDLLVKEPEMLTWMTPFGTWLHTAAAYGHLEIIEYLINAGIDTNAQGGTFSTNALERAATKGHLDIAEYLIKQNVEIDTSEPDRNPLFAAIYGGHFEIVKLLVENNIDITIKYSGDNMKDMDTYAFAIERGQTEIAEYLKQRMDVKE; this is encoded by the coding sequence ATGGATAAAACTCAAATTGCGAAAGACATTAGAGGTGCCATCAAAAGTGGCAAATTGGATACGGTAAGGGATTTACTTGTGAAAGAACCAGAAATGTTAACATGGATGACGCCCTTTGGTACATGGTTACATACAGCAGCAGCTTATGGGCATTTAGAAATAATAGAATATCTTATTAATGCCGGGATAGATACTAATGCACAGGGTGGAACTTTTTCTACAAATGCCCTTGAAAGAGCCGCTACAAAAGGGCATTTAGATATTGCCGAATATCTCATTAAACAGAATGTTGAGATTGATACTAGTGAACCAGATAGAAATCCTCTGTTTGCTGCAATATATGGTGGTCATTTTGAGATTGTTAAATTGTTAGTTGAGAATAATATAGATATAACCATAAAATACTCTGGTGACAACATGAAAGATATGGATACTTATGCATTTGCCATTGAAAGAGGACAAACTGAAATTGCTGAATATTTAAAGCAAAGAATGGATGTAAAAGAATAG
- a CDS encoding immunity 22 family protein, which yields MQKEGFVSFWVGNINSSEELDNLLEISYTEDGDFIPSMFARSFGIDRYDDAVREADFYDEADNSLSRLLEGFSYDDDIIPKFSSLCGAQLPSEYNVVILLYNFKYEGIKKKITINKSDLEFLGAVNTCNLS from the coding sequence ATGCAAAAAGAAGGATTTGTATCATTTTGGGTAGGGAATATTAACTCATCAGAGGAATTAGACAATTTACTTGAAATTTCTTATACAGAGGATGGGGATTTTATTCCATCAATGTTTGCTCGAAGTTTTGGCATCGATAGATATGACGACGCTGTTAGAGAAGCGGATTTTTATGATGAAGCTGATAACTCGCTAAGTCGATTATTAGAAGGGTTCTCTTACGATGATGATATTATTCCTAAATTTTCTTCATTGTGTGGCGCACAGTTGCCAAGTGAGTATAATGTTGTTATTCTCCTATACAACTTTAAATATGAGGGAATTAAAAAGAAAATCACAATTAATAAAAGTGATTTAGAGTTTTTAGGTGCAGTAAATACTTGTAATTTAAGTTAA
- a CDS encoding SMI1/KNR4 family protein, with product MKYSALQEYIKQYGEDDDFTGGVSEDKVKETEQKLQVSLPESYKWFLRNYGYGGFFGVDIIGYGFTGPAVVDATKGHQKYYDLIDGLVVIEDIDEFAYCLDTNKMKNGECPVIMWDNHEGYGRTLADNFLDYFIERLELAKADWDEDEEDW from the coding sequence GTGAAATATTCAGCTTTACAAGAATATATTAAGCAGTATGGCGAAGATGATGATTTTACAGGTGGAGTAAGTGAAGACAAAGTAAAAGAAACTGAACAAAAATTACAGGTCTCATTACCGGAAAGTTACAAGTGGTTTTTAAGAAACTATGGTTATGGTGGATTTTTTGGTGTGGACATAATTGGATATGGTTTTACGGGTCCAGCAGTAGTAGATGCTACTAAGGGTCATCAAAAGTATTATGATTTAATAGATGGACTTGTGGTTATAGAAGATATTGATGAATTTGCCTATTGCCTCGATACTAATAAAATGAAAAATGGAGAATGTCCAGTAATAATGTGGGATAATCATGAAGGCTATGGTCGAACACTTGCCGATAATTTTTTAGACTATTTTATTGAACGCCTTGAATTGGCAAAAGCAGATTGGGATGAAGATGAAGAAGATTGGTAA
- a CDS encoding SMI1/KNR4 family protein, translated as MTKMSSKNPKISLQDIKQFEQEYDVTLPKQYVDFLLEYNGGYPQESNFRISDDEGESLVNKFYGIGDMKII; from the coding sequence ATGACAAAAATGAGTAGCAAAAATCCAAAGATTTCTTTACAAGATATAAAACAATTTGAACAGGAGTACGATGTTACTCTACCTAAACAATATGTTGATTTTCTACTAGAATACAATGGGGGATATCCTCAAGAATCTAACTTCAGAATATCTGATGATGAAGGAGAAAGTTTAGTTAATAAGTTTTATGGAATTGGGGATATGAAGATAATTTAG